One Hermetia illucens chromosome 4, iHerIll2.2.curated.20191125, whole genome shotgun sequence DNA segment encodes these proteins:
- the LOC119653847 gene encoding asparagine synthetase domain-containing protein CG17486 isoform X1 has protein sequence MCGICCTLPIQTQNAPYNPKLAESLAEILRNRGPNVQHQISLSNGVTFYGFVLWQQGDRPAKQPLESDKFILLFNGDIFNATKDNTVSDTTWLISKLDECNDEKDILNLLRLLEGPYSLIAYDKKAQCVYFVRDPLGRNSLLLERDQHSIRILSSSYMSKDTKTIEIPPVGVFKFNVSLKSNHILYPWTELDDDQKSSLTLVSSFICADITIGEAIDVPWSILKRRKLVYDFSETLAQHSRNENVFESLLSSDEIAQTVHQLKSLIHKSVKDRVRNSPRYCVNCIEERINVTEADGECLHAKLGILFSGGIDCTILAAIAHEYVPETEPIDLINVAFEPVNKSGSSCEGYNVPDRLSALDSFNELQSLFPHRQWNLVEVDVDRNQIESAMRDHICHLIYPLETVLDESLGCAFWFASRGIGKIQGDPYSTPCRVILVGSGADELFGGYIRHRNAFNRCKGNLPEKIKALDDELDLDWKRIPTRNLGRDDRIIADNGRTSRAPFIEENLVQFVRQLHPLEICCFELDQGIGDKLLLRLVGYSLGLRGASQFKKRAIQFGSRIADKKQNAKEISVYLSHPTERDIE, from the exons ATGTGTGGCATATGCTGTACACTTCCTATTCAAACTCAAAATGCACCGTATAACCCCAAATTAGCAGAG TCATTAGCGGAAATATTGAGAAATCGTGGTCCAAACGTTCAGCATCAAATATCACTGTCAAATGGAGTTACATTCTATGGATTTGTTTTATGGCAACAAGGAGACCGACCAGCCAAGCAACCTCTTGAATCAGATAAATTCATTTTACTTTTCAACGGCGATATATTCAATGCAACAAAAGACAACACAGTTTCGGATACTACTTGGTTGATTTCGAAATTGGACGAATGCAAT GATGAAAAGGATATACTTAATTTACTGAGATTGCTTGAAGGTCCATACAGTTTGATAGCTTACGACAAAAAAGCGCAATGTGTTTACTTTGTGAGAGATCCTTTGGGGAGGAATTCACTTCTCTTAGAACGAGACCAACATAGCATAAGAATACTGAGCAGCTCTT ATATGTCGAAGGATACAAAGACCATTGAAATTCCTCCGGTGGGTGTCTTCAAATTTAACGTATCTCTTAAATCGAATCATATATTATATCCATGGACTGAACTTGATGATGATCAGAAAAGTTCTCTAACACTCGTTTCAAGTTTTATATGCGCTGATATCACTATCGGTGAAGCAATAGATGTTCCATGGTCAATTTTGAAAAGGAGAAAG CTCGTTTATGACTTTTCAGAAACACTTGCGCAGCATAGCAGAAATGAAAACGTGTTTGAAAGTCTTCTGTCGTCTGATGAAATCGCACAAACGGTGCATCAGCTGAAAAGCCTTATTCACAAATCGGTTAAAGACCGGGTAAGAAATTCACCTAGATATTGTGTAAACTGTATAGAAGAACGCATCAACGTAACGGAGGCTGACGGTGAATGCTTACATGCAAAATTAGGAATACTATTCTCAGGTGGAATAGATTGTACTATTCTTGCAGCAATTGCTCATGAATATGTTCCGGAAACAGAACCTATAGATCTTATCAATGTCGCTTTCGAACCTGTGAATAAGAGTGGCTCCAGTTGTGAGGGTTATAACGTTCCGGATAGATTATCGGCTCTTGATTCATTCAATGAACTGCAAAGTCTGTTTCCGCATAG GCAATGGAATTTAGTAGAAGTAGACGTAGACCGAAATCAAATAGAATCAGCAATGAGAGATCATATCTGCCATCTAATATATCCATTGGAAACAGTTTTAGATGAGTCCTTAGGTTGCGCCTTCTGGTTCGCTTCTCGCGGAATCGGAAAGATACAGGGTGACCCATACAGTACTCCATGTAGA GTCATTTTAGTTGGCAGTGGAGCCGATGAACTATTCGGTGGTTACATCCGTCATCGGAATGCCTTCAACCGTTGCAAAGGTAACTTACCTGAAAAGATCAAAGCTCTCGATGATGAACTTGATTTGGATTGGAAGAGGATACCAACGAGAAATTTAGGTCGTGACGATAGGATAATCGCTGATAATGGCCGAACCTCACGGGCACCTTTTATCGAAGAGAATCTAGTGCAATTCGTACGTCAGTTGCATCCGTTGGAAATTTGCTGCTTTGAATTAGATCAAGGAATTGGAGACAAACTACTATTACGTCTTGTTGGCTATAGTTTAGGATTGAGAGGCGCTTCACAATTTAAGAAGCGAGCGATACAGTTTGGTTCGCGCATAGCTGATAAGAAGCAAAATGCAAAGGAAATATCTGTGTATCTTTCTCATCCAACTGAAAGAGATATTGAATAA
- the LOC119653847 gene encoding asparagine synthetase domain-containing protein CG17486 isoform X2, producing MCGICCTLPIQTQNAPYNPKLAESLAEILRNRGPNVQHQISLSNGVTFYGFVLWQQGDRPAKQPLESDKFILLFNGDIFNATKDNTVSDTTWLISKLDECNDEKDILNLLRLLEGPYSLIAYDKKAQCVYFVRDPLGRNSLLLERDQHSIRILSSSYMSKDTKTIEIPPVGVFKFNVSLKSNHILYPWTELDDDQKSSLTLVSSFICADITIGEAIDVPWSILKRRKLVYDFSETLAQHSRNENVFESLLSSDEIAQTVHQLKSLIHKSVKDRVRNSPRYCVNCIEERINVTEADGECLHAKLGILFSGGIDCTILAAIAHEYVPETEPIDLINVAFEPVNKSGSSCEGYNVPDRLSALDSFNELQSLFPHRQWNLVEVDVDRNQIESAMRDHICHLIYPLETVLDESLGCAFWFASRGIGKIQGDPYSTPCRLAVEPMNYSVVTSVIGMPSTVAKVTYLKRSKLSMMNLIWIGRGYQREI from the exons ATGTGTGGCATATGCTGTACACTTCCTATTCAAACTCAAAATGCACCGTATAACCCCAAATTAGCAGAG TCATTAGCGGAAATATTGAGAAATCGTGGTCCAAACGTTCAGCATCAAATATCACTGTCAAATGGAGTTACATTCTATGGATTTGTTTTATGGCAACAAGGAGACCGACCAGCCAAGCAACCTCTTGAATCAGATAAATTCATTTTACTTTTCAACGGCGATATATTCAATGCAACAAAAGACAACACAGTTTCGGATACTACTTGGTTGATTTCGAAATTGGACGAATGCAAT GATGAAAAGGATATACTTAATTTACTGAGATTGCTTGAAGGTCCATACAGTTTGATAGCTTACGACAAAAAAGCGCAATGTGTTTACTTTGTGAGAGATCCTTTGGGGAGGAATTCACTTCTCTTAGAACGAGACCAACATAGCATAAGAATACTGAGCAGCTCTT ATATGTCGAAGGATACAAAGACCATTGAAATTCCTCCGGTGGGTGTCTTCAAATTTAACGTATCTCTTAAATCGAATCATATATTATATCCATGGACTGAACTTGATGATGATCAGAAAAGTTCTCTAACACTCGTTTCAAGTTTTATATGCGCTGATATCACTATCGGTGAAGCAATAGATGTTCCATGGTCAATTTTGAAAAGGAGAAAG CTCGTTTATGACTTTTCAGAAACACTTGCGCAGCATAGCAGAAATGAAAACGTGTTTGAAAGTCTTCTGTCGTCTGATGAAATCGCACAAACGGTGCATCAGCTGAAAAGCCTTATTCACAAATCGGTTAAAGACCGGGTAAGAAATTCACCTAGATATTGTGTAAACTGTATAGAAGAACGCATCAACGTAACGGAGGCTGACGGTGAATGCTTACATGCAAAATTAGGAATACTATTCTCAGGTGGAATAGATTGTACTATTCTTGCAGCAATTGCTCATGAATATGTTCCGGAAACAGAACCTATAGATCTTATCAATGTCGCTTTCGAACCTGTGAATAAGAGTGGCTCCAGTTGTGAGGGTTATAACGTTCCGGATAGATTATCGGCTCTTGATTCATTCAATGAACTGCAAAGTCTGTTTCCGCATAG GCAATGGAATTTAGTAGAAGTAGACGTAGACCGAAATCAAATAGAATCAGCAATGAGAGATCATATCTGCCATCTAATATATCCATTGGAAACAGTTTTAGATGAGTCCTTAGGTTGCGCCTTCTGGTTCGCTTCTCGCGGAATCGGAAAGATACAGGGTGACCCATACAGTACTCCATGTAGA TTGGCAGTGGAGCCGATGAACTATTCGGTGGTTACATCCGTCATCGGAATGCCTTCAACCGTTGCAAAGGTAACTTACCTGAAAAGATCAAAGCTCTCGATGATGAACTTGATTTGGATTGGAAGAGGATACCAACGAGAAATTTAG
- the LOC119656016 gene encoding RNA cytidine acetyltransferase — protein MVKKKIDNRIRVMIENGVKLGHRTMFIIIGDKARDQVPILYDILTKSTVKTRPTVLWCYKTKDEAISSHGKKRAKKIQAGKIDINEADIFDLFRLSTTIHGRYYSETHAILGRTYGVCVLQDFEAITPNLLARTVETVEGGGLIVLLLKSINSLKQLYTMSMDVHKRYRTEAHQTITCRFNERLILSLADCKRCLVVNDDLTVLPLSSKTIDVKPVNVGQNLNSENEELLRELKDNLRDTPPAGPLVNLCKTYDQAKAVAQFIDALAEKQLKPPTSLTAARGRGKSAAMGLSIAAAVSFGYVNVYVTSPHPENLITLFEFVLKGFDALEYQEHSDYTIIRSTNPDYKKAIVRINITRHNRQTIQYISPNDTHLLNAADLLVIDEAAAIPLPLVKKMLGPYLIFMASTINGYEGTGRSLSLKLISQLQKENNAPPPIKLEESIRYRAGDDIEAWLTSLLCLDVSSLQFITSGCPTPDVCELYYIDRDALFSYHKAAEVFLHRVVSIYVSSHYKNSPNDLQMMSDAPAHHLFCLLGPIYKTDQLPEILVVIQVALEGEISSKSVNDSLARGRKASGDLIPWNISEQFGDREFPKLAGLRIVRIATHPNYQRMGYGKRAVRLLRDYYEGKFADLNENNGEEAENNGIEEVEEEEVGLLKEVIKPKRNVPTLLKRLTERHPERIDYIGTSYGLTNELLKFWKSQHFVPVYLSQKPNELTAEHSCIMISTLQKAGIAKSSGEWLPLYFADFRRRIIKLLGKSFREFPTSLALSLLDNKFAKVADEDLDQRTIDTYFIPHDIQRLESYTRNQIEYRLVLDLTTDIATLVFQGKMSSLQIDTLQKAVLLSIGLQGKSTEALTNEFNMPMNQVLAKFYDMMKKVTKYIASKIEGHIESTMINERELDRGEKLQPITKSFTDELDEDAALIAKKQKAELKKLKKENLDEYAIKGSEDDWAKALAKKNKAGLISVKSGSKRLDETIETEQPAKKMKKDKKKKHKRMSSVI, from the exons ATGGTTAAGAAAAAGATTGACAATCGAATTCGTGTTATGATTGAAAATGGTGTCAAGCTTGGCCACCGGACGATGTTTATAATCATCGGCGACAAAGCGCGCGACCAG GTGCCGATTTTATATGATATCCTAACAAAGTCAACTGTAAAAACGCGGCCAACTGTTTTGTGGTGTTATAAAACAAAGGACGAAGCAATTTCCAG TCATGGGAAAAAGCGAGCAAAGAAAATCCAAGCGGGAAAGATTGACATCAATGAGGCCGATATTTTCGACCTGTTTCGTCTATCAACCACCATTCACGGGAGATATTATTCAGAAACACATGCCATCTTAGGACGAACTTACGGTGTATGCGTTTTGCAG GATTTTGAAGCAATAACTCCAAATTTGCTGGCCAGGACTGTTGAAACAGTTGAAGGTGGTGGTCTGATCGTTTTATTGCTTAAATCGATCAACTCTTTAAAACAACTCTACACTATGAGCATGGATGTGCATAAACGTTACAGAACAGAGGCCCATCAAACCATAACGTGTCGTTTCAACGAGCGTTTAATTTTGTCTTTAGCGGATTGCAAAAGGTGTTTGGTTGTTAATGATGACCTCACCGTTTTACCGCTCAGTTCGAAGACGATCGACGTGAAGCCTGTGAAC GTGGGACAAAATCTAAATTCGGAAAATGAAGAGCTTCTGAGGGAGTTGAAAGACAACCTACGGGATACACCACCAGCTGGTCCGCTGGTGAACTTATGCAAGACTTACGATCAAGCAAAAGCCGTGGCGCAGTTCATTGATGCCTTGGCTGAAAAGCAATTAAA ACCACCAACATCATTAACAGCGGCAAGAGGTCGTGGGAAGTCAGCTGCAATGGGATTATCAATAGCGGCGGCGGTTTCTTTCGGTTACGTAAATGTCTACGTAACTTCACCACATCCCGAGAACTTGATAACGTTGTTTGAATTCGTTCTGAAAGGATTCGACGCCCTGGAATATCAAGAACATTCTGACTACACAATTATTCGTTCAACGAATCCAGATTACAAGAAAGCAATTGTCCGGATAAATATCACACGCCATAATCGCCAAACAATTCAATATATATCACCAAATGATACACATCTATTGAATGCGGCAGATTTATTGGTTATTGATGAAGCGGCAGCTATCCCGTTGCCTTTGGTAAAGAAGATGTTGGGTCCGTACCTGATTTTCATGGCTTCAACGATAAATGGGTATGAAGGCACAGGACGGTCATTGAGTCTGAAGCTGATCTCTCAGTTACAAAAGGAAAATAATGCTCCCCCACCG ATAAAACTGGAAGAATCTATTCGTTATCGTGCTGGCGACGATATTGAAGCTTGGCTCACATCCTTGTTATGTCTCGACGTTTCCTCACTTCAATTCATAACTTCAGGATGTCCCACACCAGATGTTTGCGAACTTTACTACATCGATCGGGACGCATTATTCTCGTACCACAAAGCTGCCGAAGTTTTCTTGCATCGCGTTGTTTCAATTTACGTATCGTCCCATTACAAAAACAGTCCAAATGACCTTCAAATGATGAGCGATGCTCCCGCGCATCACTTATTCTGTTTGctaggaccaatctacaaaacAGATCAACTACCCGAAATCCTGGTAGTCATTCAAGTTGCGCTTGAAGGAGAAATTTCCTCAAAAAGTGTTAACGATTCACTGGCTCGGGGGCGTAAGGCTAGTGGAGACTTGATTCCTTGGAATATTTCTGAACAATTTGGTGATCGTGAATTCCCGAAATTGGCTGGATTACGGATAGTTCGAATAGCAACTCATCCAAACTATCAGAGG ATGGGATATGGTAAGAGGGCAGTGCGATTGTTGCGCGACTACTATGAAGGGAAGTTTGCTGACTTGAATGAAAATAACGGAGAGGAAGCCGAAAATAATGGAATCGAGGAagtcgaagaagaagaagttggtCTTCTCAAAGAGGTTATTAAGCCGAAGAGGAACGTCCCTACCCTTCTGAAGCGCTTAACAGAACGACACCCAGAACGAATTGACTACATCGGTACGTCCTATGGACTTACAAATGAGCTACTTAAGTTTTGGAAGAGTCAACACTTTGTGCCAGTCTATCTAAGCCAAAAGCCAAATGAGCTAACAGCAGAGCATTCATGCATAATGATAAGTACACTGCAAAAAGCAGGCATAGCAAAGTCTTCAGGGGAATGGCTTCCATTATACTTTGCCGATTTTCGTCGAAGGATCATAAAGCTTCTGGGGAAATCATTTCGGGAGTTTCCAACCAGTTTGGCTCTTTCGTTATTGGATAACAAGTTCGCGAAAGTTGCAGATGAAG ATTTGGATCAAAGAACTATTGACACATACTTCATACCGCACGATATCCAGCGTTTGGAGTCTTATACACGCAATCAAATTGAATATAGGCTCGTTCTGGACCTAACTACTGATATTGCTACTTTAGTTTTCCAAGGAAAAATGTCTAGTCTTCAAATTGACACGTTACAGAAG GCAGTTCTACTTAGTATTGGATTGCAAGGGAAATCCACCGAAGCCTTGACGAATGAATTCAACATGCCAATGAACCAAGTCCTGGCCAAGTTCTACGATATGATGAAGAAAGTCACAAAATATATAGCAAGCAAAATTGAAGGTCATATTGAAAGCACGATGATCAATGAAAGGGAACTGGATAGGGGCGAAAAATTACAACCAATCACGAAATCATTTACCGATGAACTAGACGAAGACGCAGCG TTGATTGCAAAGAAACAAAAAGCAGAactgaagaaattgaaaaaggagAACCTGGACGAATACGCGATTAAAGGATCAGAAGACGATTGGGCAAAAGCTTtagcaaagaaaaataaagctGGATTAATATCAGTCAAAAg CGGAAGCAAAAGACTAGACGAAACTATAGAAACTGAGCAGCCTGccaagaaaatgaagaaggacaaaaagaaaaaacacaaaCGTATGTCGAGCGTAATTTAA
- the LOC119654531 gene encoding probable U3 small nucleolar RNA-associated protein 11, translating into MSSWKKASKTNQRTHRERHQPESRQHLGLLEKKKDYKVRSKNAQNKEKTLKILRKKALDRNPDEFYHHMIRSKVQDDEHRENEQPDEHTGEQIALMQTQDIKYIRMKRTIETRKIDRLQSQLHMIDVANEVPNKHIFFVDDEEEAKHFDLAKRLDTHPSLVARKSNRPRMQDLDKLNIPDISEENLRELEKKREAAYKELQTRIDREKELSVIEQKMELKRLLRQKRELKPKKIKPGTKTSAPVYKFAYERKR; encoded by the exons ATGTCGTCCTGGAAGAAAGCCTCCAAAACAAACCAACGCACCCACCGTGAACGTCATCAGCCCGAATCACGCCAGCACTTAGGACTCCtcgaaaagaagaaagattaCAAAGTTCGCTCGAAAAATGCCCAAAACAAGGAGAAAACGCTCAAAATATTGCGGAAGAAAGCGCTCGACCGCAATCCAGATGAATTCTACCATCACATGATTCGATCCAAAGTGCAGGACGACGAGCACCGTGAAAATGAGCAACCAGACGAGCACACCGGGGAGCAGATCGCCCTCATGCAAACGCAGGACATCAAGTACATAAGAATGAAGCGAACAATCGAAACCAGGAAAATAGACCGTCTGCAGTCCCAGCTCCACATGATCGACGTCGCCAACGAAGTACCCAACAAACATATTTTCTTTGTAGACGACGAGGAAGAGGCGAAGCATTTCGATTTGGCCAAGCGACTGGACACCCACCCGAGCCTGGTGGCTCGTAAGTCGAACAGGCCTCGAATGCAGGATTTGGACAAACTGAATATTCCGGACATAAGTGAAGAG AACCTGCGGGAACTGGAGAAGAAACGCGAAGCAGCTTACAAGGAACTGCAGACCCGGATCGATCGGGAGAAGGAATTGAGCGTAATCGAACAGAAAATGGAATTGAAACGTTTATTGCGTCAAAAACGGGAACTGAAACCGAAGAAAATCAAACCAGGAACCAAGACTTCAGCTCCTGTTTATAAGTTTGCGTATGAGCGGAAGCGATGA